A genomic stretch from Oreochromis aureus strain Israel breed Guangdong linkage group 17, ZZ_aureus, whole genome shotgun sequence includes:
- the LOC116315488 gene encoding claudin-22-like codes for MDSSNGTLELLGVGLAIVAWICSLTTILMPSWITLSTDLLPTEETNMGLWVTCVSQEAMDRLECRPYDSMFDLPPDIILARILMSLVLGVGLLGVLLAIPGIRLVNGCHNPLDDFRCKRALKAIGGALCLVSGILGLIPVSYVAHLTLVRFFDETVPQIVPRWEFGYALFCGWIAGILHLVAGSLLLISCLHLQKLDRPVHIPLGIVTPGPNFERTRTEYV; via the coding sequence ATGGACTCTAGCAATGGCACTCTAGAGCTGCTGGGGGTTGGTTTGGCAATAGTGGCCTGGATCTGTTCCCTGACCACTATCCTGATGCCTTCATGGATCACACTGTCTACAGACCTGCTTCCCACTGAGGAAACTAACATGGGCCTCTGGGTGACCTGTGTGAGCCAGGAAGCGATGGATAGGCTGGAGTGCCGGCCCTATGACAGCATGTTTGACCTGCCACCAGACATTATACTGGCCCGGATTCTCATGTCCTTGGTGCTGGGGGTGGGATTGTTGGGTGTGCTGCTGGCCATCCCCGGTATCCGCCTGGTTAATGGCTGCCACAACCCCCTGGATGACTTTAGGTGTAAGAGGGCGCTGAAGGCAATAGGCGGGGCACTGTGCCTGGTATCAGGGATCCTGGGCCTTATCCCAGTCTCTTACGTCGCCCACCTGACGCTTGTGAGATTCTTCGACGAGACAGTGCCTCAGATTGTCCCTCGCTGGGAGTTCGGCTATGCTCTGTTTTGTGGCTGGATTGCAGGCATCCTCCACCTGGTGGCAGGATCGCTGCTGCtgatttcctgtcttcatttgcAGAAGCTGGACAGGCCTGTGCACATCCCTCTGGGCATTGTGACACCAGGACCCAATTTTGAAAGAACCAGGACTGAGTATGTGTGA